Within the Magnetospirillum sp. 15-1 genome, the region GCGGCAGACCACGGCGTCCATGCCCTGCTCGTGGTAGGAAATGGGCACCTGATAGATGGTGTCCACGTCCAGCGCCGGAATGACCGCATCGGGCGCCACGTTGCAGAACAGCGCGATCTTGCGGCGGTCGCCTTCGGGGATTTCGCGGTCGCAGCGGCACATCAGCATATCGGGCTGGATGCCCACCGACAGCAGTTCCTTGACCGAGTGCTGGGTCGGCTTGGTCTTCAGTTCGCCGGCCGACGGAATGTACGGCACCAGGGTCAGGTGCACGAACATGGTGCGCTCGCGCCCCAGCTCGTTGCCCAGCTGGCGGATGGCCTCCAGGAACGGCAGGCTTTCGATGTCGCCCACCGTGCCGCCGATCTCGCACAGACAGAAATCCTCGTCCGTCAGATCGCTTTTGACGAATTCCTTGATGGCGTCGGTGACGTGGGGAATCACCTGGACGGTGGCGCCCAGATAGTCGCCGCGCCGTTCCTTGGCGATCACGTTGGAATAGATGCGCCCGGTGGTGATGTTGTCGCTCTTGCGCGACGGCACGCCGGTGAAGCGCTCGTAATGCCCCAGGTCCAGGTCGGTCTCGGCACCGTCGTCGGTGACATAGACCTCGCCGTGCTGGTACGGGCTCATGGTGCCCGGGTCCACGTTCAGGTACGGGTCCAGCTTGCGCAGGCGGACCTTGAATCCGCGCGCCTGGAGCAGCGCCCCCAGCGCCGCCGAGGCCAGGCCCTTGCCAAGCGAGGAAACCACACCGCCGGTGATGAAGATGAAACGGGTCATCGGACTTTCGCCCTCGCTTTTCGTTTCCCCAAACGCCGTCCCCGCCCCTTGGCCGGGCGGCAACGCCCCCTTCAAATTTCGGTCTGCAGCGACCCTAGCGCGACAACGGCGCGCTAGGAGCGGCAGGCTCGGCCGGTACCGCCGGAGCGGCGGGAACGGCCGTGGTATTGTTCAGCTTGTCGAACGGTGAGCCGCCGCCGGTGCGCGAATTGGCCAGCAAGGCCAGCGCCAGGCTGGTCACGAAGAACGAGGTCGCCAGAATGGCGGTGGTCCGCGTCAGCAGATTGCCGGCCGCCCGGCCGGTCATCAGCCCGCCACCACCGCCGCCCCCGATACCAAGGGCCCCGCCCTCGCTCCGCTGCAGCAGGATGGCTCCCACCAGCGCCACGGCGAGGATCAGGTGAATAACGAGGATGATCGGAAAGACGTCCATGGAAGACCCACCGGAAAATTGGCCGCCCGCGACCGGGTCCCATACGGAACCGGCCTCGGGCGCGAAGGATTTGTTGCAGGCGTTTTTAGCCCCGGCGGCGGCGGAAGGCTAGTGCAAAGTTCCTAATGCCGCCGGTTATCCCCAGGCTGTTGTCAGCAGCTCTCGGCGATGGCCCAGAAATCCGCGACCTTGAGGGCCGCGCCGCCGATCAGGCCGCCGTCCACATCGGGCAGGGCCAGCAATTCCCTGGCGTTGTCAGGCTTCATGGAGCCGCCGTAGAGGATGCGCATCTTGCCGGCCTGCTCCGACCCGACCAGCTTGACCAGCTCGGCGCGGATGGCGGCATGCACTTCCTGCGCCTGGGCGGGAGTGGCGACGCGGCCGGTGCCGATGGCCCACACCGGCTCGTAGGCGATGACGGTGTTGGCGGCATTGGCGCCTTCGGGCAGCGAACCGTTCAACTGCGAGCGGTTGACCTCGATGGTCTGGCCGGCATCGCGCTGGGCCAGGGTCTCGCCGATACAGACGATGGCCACCAGCCCGGCGGCCTGGGCGGCGACCGCCTTGGCCTTGACCACCGCGTCGGTCTCGGCGTGGTCGGTGCGGCGCTCGGAATGGCCGACGATGGCGTACTTGCAGCCCAGATCGGCCAGCATGGCCGGCGAAGTGTCGCCGGTATGGGCGCCCGAGGTCTTGGCATGGCAATCCTGGCCGCCCACCGCCAGCTTGGAGCCGGCCAGCGCATCGGCGACGGGAGCGATCAGGGTGAAGGGCGGACAGACCAGCATGTCGCAATCGGGCGAGGCGGAAGCCAGCTTGTCGGCGAGCCCCTTGGCCAGGGCCAGACCGTCGGCCTTGAGGCCGTTCATCTTCCAGTTACCGGCGATCAGCTTGCGTCGAGTGGTCATGGCGGCGTCTCCCCTTGCCTGACGGAAATTGCTGCGGGCCATATACCACCAGAAAGGCTAGGGCTACAGGCCAAAAAACAGGGCGGAGCCGTTTCCGGCCCCGCCCCATGAATGTCGCCTCGGCCGCAGGCTCAGACCTGCGGGCTTTTGGCCAGATAGACGGCGCGTTTCTTGAGCGAGCACGAGAAGGACAGCATGAAGCGCAGCGCCTCCTGTGTTTCCCTCTGGGACAGCATGCGCATGGTGCCGAGCAGGCCGCCGCCGCCGCCGGGAATATTGCAGGAATCGATGGCGTCCTCCATGGCGCCCTTGGCCTCGTGGGCCAGGGTGGCGAGGTCCTCGGTTCCCAGATTGTTGGCCATGTGCTCGATGAAGGAGAAGGCGCGGTCCACCATGGAATCGGTGGCCGCCGAGCGCATGGCGTGCAGCATGAACAAAGCGTCGATCACCGTCTGCAGCGCGCCGGTGCGCTGCAGGGTGCCGACGGCGTCGAGCAGGCTGAGCAGGCCGTCCTTGACGTCGGGCTCGTTGAGCTTGTCCACCACCTCCAGCGCGTTGCCGGCCGTGCCGGTCAGGCGCTCGACCATGGAATCGGACAGGGCGTCGCGCACGCCTTGGACCAGACGGGCCATTTCGTTGGTGGAGGCGTCGACCTCGAT harbors:
- the secG gene encoding preprotein translocase subunit SecG, translated to MDVFPIILVIHLILAVALVGAILLQRSEGGALGIGGGGGGGLMTGRAAGNLLTRTTAILATSFFVTSLALALLANSRTGGGSPFDKLNNTTAVPAAPAVPAEPAAPSAPLSR
- the tpiA gene encoding triose-phosphate isomerase, giving the protein MTTRRKLIAGNWKMNGLKADGLALAKGLADKLASASPDCDMLVCPPFTLIAPVADALAGSKLAVGGQDCHAKTSGAHTGDTSPAMLADLGCKYAIVGHSERRTDHAETDAVVKAKAVAAQAAGLVAIVCIGETLAQRDAGQTIEVNRSQLNGSLPEGANAANTVIAYEPVWAIGTGRVATPAQAQEVHAAIRAELVKLVGSEQAGKMRILYGGSMKPDNARELLALPDVDGGLIGGAALKVADFWAIAESC